From Gemmatimonadota bacterium, a single genomic window includes:
- a CDS encoding sulfatase-like hydrolase/transferase produces MKYNILLMISDQHSKYHIGAYGDPLVRTPHLDQLTENGMRFTSAYCASPVCVPSRMSFMTCRMPSANRVWNNNHLLHSGIPTWAHAMGLAGYETSLIGRMHFNGHDQRHGFENRPFGEYGATHPGANRQGAPLFKSISTATTGQNRTAVEIAGRGYGSYHVFDEMVAEKTSAYLRDKAKNPGDRPFAAVAGFLLPHCPFIAHKELFDYYYNRVDIPQHTPNEPAAIRKFKQLRGLYPPLDEERIRVARAAYFGMCEYLDLQIGHILQTLRETGLDRNTLVIYCSDHGEMAGEHGCWWKSSYYEGSVGVPLITSLPGVIAPNTESNQICNLMDIGPTLLDMADGNPLPDIHGHSLWPLLTGRDSGDHPNETFSEHLGIERTPSCMIRTGPWKCYTYHDDTAPVLYNLEDDPNEMCDLGTDPNYEHIRDRLISRIFEHWDPEYVLKECANIDRDIRLITRWGQTIQPILPDSVSVPDDAEDIECL; encoded by the coding sequence ATGAAATACAATATTCTCCTGATGATCTCCGATCAGCACAGCAAATATCACATTGGTGCTTACGGAGACCCCCTCGTGCGCACGCCCCATCTCGACCAACTGACGGAAAACGGTATGCGCTTTACCAGTGCGTATTGCGCCTCACCCGTTTGCGTGCCCAGCCGCATGTCATTTATGACGTGCCGCATGCCTTCGGCCAATCGCGTGTGGAACAACAATCACCTGCTGCATTCGGGCATTCCCACCTGGGCACATGCCATGGGATTGGCCGGGTATGAAACATCGCTTATTGGGCGGATGCACTTCAACGGACACGACCAGCGACACGGCTTTGAAAATCGTCCCTTCGGCGAATACGGTGCCACACATCCGGGTGCAAACAGGCAGGGCGCGCCCCTCTTCAAAAGCATTTCAACGGCGACCACCGGACAAAATCGCACGGCCGTCGAAATTGCCGGACGGGGATATGGCTCATATCACGTTTTTGACGAAATGGTCGCGGAAAAAACCAGCGCGTATTTGCGCGACAAGGCGAAAAATCCCGGCGACCGCCCCTTTGCTGCCGTGGCGGGATTTCTGTTGCCTCACTGTCCCTTCATCGCACACAAAGAGCTTTTTGATTATTATTACAACCGCGTCGATATCCCCCAACACACGCCAAATGAACCCGCAGCCATTCGCAAATTCAAACAACTTCGCGGCCTCTACCCCCCCCTTGACGAAGAACGCATCCGCGTTGCCCGCGCCGCTTATTTTGGCATGTGCGAATACCTCGACCTGCAAATCGGGCACATCCTTCAGACCCTGCGGGAGACGGGCCTTGACCGCAACACTCTGGTCATTTATTGCTCGGACCATGGCGAAATGGCCGGAGAACACGGCTGCTGGTGGAAAAGCAGTTACTACGAAGGCTCTGTCGGCGTTCCCCTCATCACAAGCCTTCCAGGCGTAATCGCCCCAAATACAGAAAGCAACCAGATATGTAATCTGATGGACATTGGTCCCACCCTGCTCGACATGGCGGATGGAAATCCCTTGCCGGACATTCACGGGCACTCGCTCTGGCCGTTGCTTACAGGGCGAGATTCAGGCGATCACCCCAACGAAACATTCAGTGAACACCTGGGGATAGAACGCACACCCTCGTGTATGATTCGAACGGGACCCTGGAAATGTTACACATACCACGACGATACCGCGCCTGTTCTGTACAATCTTGAAGACGATCCCAATGAAATGTGCGACCTGGGTACCGATCCCAATTATGAACACATCCGCGACCGCCTCATATCCCGCATTTTTGAACACTGGGATCCCGAGTATGTACTCAAAGAATGCGCGAATATCGACCGCGATATACGCCTGATTACCCGCTGGGGACAGACCATTCAACCCATCTTGCCCGATAGCGTCTCGGTGCCCGATGACGCTGAAGATATTGAATGTCTGTGA
- a CDS encoding UPF0182 family protein: MQRKFLIPTIFVIVIGFAWLSSYYTDWLWFSSLDFQAVFWTTLKARFLSGIFYGLIAAVVIGINLHYVGRFTRSALEADASLYEGEMPGASLLRSNTGYMLIAAVLVLIMGNVGSSQWPTLLRYWYGGSFGTSDPIFGRDVGFYVFDLPFYQFTVGFLIGTVIVSALASGVIYMATGGIRLQESIQVMPRPVAHLSALAGLFLLFSAINYYLKIYGLLYSPGDVFFGAGFVDVNVQRWIYWLLIIAFVATGIMLLRNIKAREARPLLIGVGVFLVGTIGLGSIPGAIVQKLIVDPTELQRETPYIKNNIDFTRKAYALDRIVEQPFEASENLTAADIAANPLTIRNIRIWDERPMVQTYQQVQEIRPYYVFPSVDVDRYTVDGVYRQVMLSGRELDTNRLPAQARNWVNETLQYTHGYGVAMSPVTHVTPEGLPAFMIKDIPPVSDWAELQISRPEIYYGERTYGNVVVKTSAEEFDYPQRDGNAFTTYEGNGGVPMGSFINRLAFTIRMMDPNLLLSTYILSESKIMYHRQIAQRAREIAPFLFFDSDPYLVISEGRLYWILDAYTTTNMYPYSKRMGRSQINYIRNSVKVVMDAYHGSVTFYQAEDEPVIAAYAAIFPTLFKSIDTMPADLRTHVRYPVDLFRIQATMYREYHMQEVQVFYNQEDLWEIPNEIYGQNDRTQPMEPYYIIVKFPGEEREEFLLLVPFTPAKKDNMIGWLAARCDGENYGDLLVYLLPKEKLIFGPMQLEARIDQQPDISSQLTLWGQGGSEVIRGNLLAVPIESSFLYVEPIYLQARQESEQFQQQGFEGEGGGQPQQGQPPRQLQQSTAIPELKQVIVAFGGQVIMRDTFEDALNELFGSGAGKTLESPGSEETSTTTSEQPAERTAAALASEADMQFQRVRESLQKWDWTTAGEAMKQLEQSILELKKTLEQ; this comes from the coding sequence ATGCAACGCAAGTTTTTAATCCCAACCATATTTGTTATTGTCATCGGGTTCGCGTGGTTATCATCCTATTATACCGACTGGCTGTGGTTCTCGAGCCTCGATTTTCAAGCTGTCTTCTGGACCACCCTGAAAGCGCGTTTCCTGTCCGGCATATTTTACGGTCTTATTGCCGCTGTAGTCATTGGTATCAACCTCCATTATGTCGGACGGTTCACCCGCTCCGCTCTGGAAGCAGACGCCTCACTTTACGAAGGTGAAATGCCTGGCGCAAGCCTGTTGCGCTCAAATACTGGCTATATGTTAATCGCCGCTGTCCTCGTCCTCATTATGGGCAATGTCGGATCCTCCCAGTGGCCCACCCTGTTGCGTTACTGGTATGGGGGATCATTTGGCACTTCCGATCCCATCTTTGGACGCGACGTTGGGTTTTATGTCTTTGATTTGCCCTTTTACCAATTTACAGTCGGTTTTCTCATCGGCACAGTAATCGTATCAGCCCTGGCATCAGGGGTTATTTACATGGCCACAGGCGGTATTCGCTTGCAGGAAAGCATTCAGGTCATGCCGCGCCCCGTCGCACACCTGTCTGCCCTTGCCGGGCTATTCTTGCTGTTTTCGGCTATCAATTATTACCTCAAAATCTACGGCCTGCTCTATTCTCCGGGCGACGTCTTTTTCGGTGCTGGGTTTGTCGATGTCAACGTTCAGCGCTGGATATATTGGCTCCTCATCATTGCCTTTGTCGCAACCGGCATCATGCTCTTGCGAAATATCAAAGCACGTGAAGCGCGCCCACTTCTCATCGGTGTTGGCGTCTTTCTCGTTGGAACCATAGGACTGGGCAGCATCCCGGGTGCAATTGTGCAAAAACTCATCGTAGATCCCACCGAACTCCAGCGCGAAACCCCCTATATCAAGAATAACATCGACTTTACGCGAAAAGCATACGCCCTCGACAGGATTGTGGAACAACCTTTTGAAGCATCCGAGAATCTCACCGCAGCGGATATTGCCGCCAATCCTTTGACCATCCGCAACATCCGCATCTGGGATGAGCGCCCAATGGTGCAAACCTATCAGCAGGTTCAGGAAATTCGTCCCTATTATGTCTTTCCCAGTGTTGATGTTGATCGCTACACTGTTGACGGCGTATATCGACAGGTCATGCTCTCGGGTCGCGAACTCGACACCAATCGCCTACCGGCTCAGGCGCGCAACTGGGTCAATGAAACCCTGCAATATACACACGGATATGGGGTTGCCATGAGCCCGGTTACCCACGTCACCCCCGAGGGTTTGCCAGCGTTTATGATCAAAGATATCCCTCCGGTATCCGACTGGGCAGAGCTACAAATTTCCCGTCCGGAAATCTACTATGGCGAACGTACCTACGGCAACGTGGTCGTCAAAACCAGTGCCGAAGAATTTGACTATCCCCAGCGCGATGGCAATGCGTTTACCACCTACGAAGGCAATGGCGGGGTACCCATGGGGAGTTTCATCAACCGCCTGGCATTTACCATTCGCATGATGGATCCCAATTTGCTCTTGAGTACCTACATCCTATCTGAGAGCAAAATCATGTACCACCGGCAGATCGCCCAACGCGCACGGGAGATCGCGCCCTTCCTCTTCTTCGACTCCGACCCCTATCTCGTTATCTCAGAAGGCCGTCTGTACTGGATTCTGGATGCTTACACAACCACCAACATGTATCCCTATTCCAAACGCATGGGTCGGTCGCAGATCAACTACATCCGCAATTCGGTCAAGGTCGTCATGGATGCCTATCACGGTTCTGTCACCTTTTATCAGGCTGAGGATGAACCCGTGATTGCCGCTTATGCCGCGATATTCCCCACCCTGTTCAAATCAATTGACACCATGCCTGCTGACTTGCGCACCCATGTGCGCTATCCCGTTGACCTCTTCCGCATTCAAGCGACGATGTATCGCGAATATCACATGCAGGAAGTGCAGGTATTTTACAACCAAGAAGACCTGTGGGAAATTCCAAATGAGATCTACGGCCAAAACGATCGCACACAACCGATGGAACCGTATTATATCATCGTCAAATTTCCCGGTGAAGAACGCGAGGAATTTCTGCTGCTCGTGCCCTTCACACCTGCCAAAAAGGACAACATGATCGGCTGGCTTGCCGCGCGATGCGACGGAGAAAACTACGGCGACTTGCTGGTCTATCTCCTGCCAAAAGAAAAACTCATCTTTGGTCCCATGCAACTCGAAGCCCGCATCGATCAGCAGCCAGATATATCGAGCCAACTCACCCTGTGGGGACAGGGCGGCTCCGAAGTCATTCGCGGCAACCTTTTGGCCGTACCCATCGAATCATCTTTCCTGTACGTTGAACCCATCTACCTGCAAGCCCGCCAGGAATCCGAGCAATTCCAACAACAGGGCTTTGAGGGCGAAGGCGGTGGACAGCCGCAGCAGGGACAACCACCGCGTCAACTCCAGCAGAGCACGGCCATCCCAGAACTCAAGCAAGTGATCGTCGCATTTGGTGGACAGGTCATCATGCGCGATACATTTGAAGATGCCCTCAACGAACTGTTTGGCTCTGGTGCGGGGAAAACCCTGGAATCCCCAGGTTCCGAAGAAACATCCACAACAACATCAGAACAACCCGCTGAACGCACCGCAGCAGCGTTGGCCTCAGAAGCAGATATGCAATTCCAGCGCGTGCGGGAATCGCTTCAAAAGTGGGATTGGACA
- a CDS encoding YjgP/YjgQ family permease: protein MRLRRYVISELIMPFLFGFSVIIFLLVIDLILQMLDRILGKGVPIGVVFELFFLNTAWMIALAVPMAVLVSTLLAFGRLSAAGEIVAMRALGIGIHQVVVPVLLVAALLGIGLVIFNDRILPEFNHRARVLMTDIHRKRPAVALADKAGVMIGDFKNYQILFDRADAGGNILHDVLVYSFNSDGFPETAVADSGVVEFDEARDEALLYLFNGEMHRIDPDDPTVYALTTFAKARLRLGDAGQQLSRSSSAYRNDREMDIATMQHKIAQYESELHQAKVKRANLLNAFVREVLIDSTDTKPVQSLRAVLGRVAADTRIARHKLRAADRLRVEVHKKFSIPAACVAFVLVGAPIGVWARSNSVAIGAAISIGFFLAWWIFLIGGEKLADRGVLMPWFAMWIPNVLTALVGVVLSARIICEWGVKRR from the coding sequence ATGCGCTTGCGCCGGTATGTGATATCCGAACTGATAATGCCGTTTTTATTTGGTTTTTCCGTGATCATCTTCCTTCTCGTCATCGATCTCATTTTGCAAATGCTCGACCGCATTCTGGGAAAAGGCGTACCCATAGGTGTGGTTTTTGAGTTGTTTTTTTTAAACACGGCCTGGATGATTGCCCTCGCCGTTCCGATGGCTGTGCTGGTCAGTACCCTGCTGGCATTTGGTCGCTTGAGTGCCGCGGGTGAAATTGTGGCCATGCGCGCATTGGGCATTGGGATTCATCAGGTTGTTGTGCCGGTTCTGCTTGTCGCCGCGCTGCTGGGAATTGGGCTGGTGATTTTTAATGATCGCATTTTGCCCGAATTTAATCACCGCGCCCGCGTTTTGATGACAGATATTCACCGCAAACGCCCCGCGGTTGCACTCGCAGACAAAGCCGGTGTAATGATTGGCGATTTCAAAAATTACCAGATTTTATTTGATCGCGCTGATGCAGGCGGAAATATACTCCATGACGTACTGGTATATAGCTTTAATAGCGATGGGTTTCCCGAAACAGCGGTTGCCGATTCGGGCGTTGTCGAATTTGACGAAGCGCGAGACGAGGCCCTGCTCTATCTCTTTAATGGGGAAATGCACCGCATTGATCCAGACGATCCCACAGTCTATGCGCTCACAACATTTGCCAAAGCCAGATTGCGGCTCGGAGATGCGGGCCAACAGTTGTCGCGGTCGTCATCGGCATATCGCAATGATCGAGAAATGGATATCGCCACCATGCAGCACAAAATTGCACAGTACGAAAGCGAATTACACCAGGCGAAAGTCAAAAGAGCAAATCTCCTGAATGCGTTTGTGCGCGAAGTGTTAATAGATTCTACAGATACAAAACCCGTGCAGTCGCTGCGCGCTGTATTGGGGCGCGTGGCAGCCGATACGCGAATTGCACGCCATAAGTTGAGAGCAGCAGACCGGTTGCGCGTGGAGGTACACAAAAAATTTTCAATTCCCGCAGCCTGTGTGGCATTCGTGCTGGTGGGCGCGCCAATCGGCGTGTGGGCGCGCAGCAACAGTGTGGCAATTGGCGCGGCGATCAGCATTGGCTTTTTTTTGGCGTGGTGGATTTTTCTCATCGGAGGTGAAAAACTGGCTGACCGCGGGGTGCTCATGCCCTGGTTTGCGATGTGGATACCCAATGTATTGACCGCCCTCGTAGGCGTTGTTCTATCTGCTCGTATTATCTGCGAGTGGGGCGTAAAAAGGAGATAG
- a CDS encoding YjgP/YjgQ family permease: protein MRIMSRYVVVQFAMPFGLSLLAFTTVFVVIDLVDRLSAFIDREVGLGTILSYYFCYLPYIVVLVLPMAVLLAGLFCMGGLIQRGELLAMKSAGISLYQVVIPLQILALGISILAAIMADQVVPRANRARSKIEQPRRSAVGPQSIRVQIALRDTGRRVLSMREYDAQAMKGRQVLLDKYKGGSLAERVRAEEAVWTAEEWHFINGDRRVFSDKKEFYRTFRVWAAKDITLTPEDLVRDVVPEDQMTYSELTDFIHRKSRNGSQTLRESVALHMRLAFPFANFVIALFGLPLASRMQRTGRPIQIGMCLLICFAFYGCIQLGRAMGWNDVLSPAWGAWGANAIFGAIGIITLLTTRK, encoded by the coding sequence GTGCGTATTATGAGCCGCTATGTCGTCGTCCAATTTGCAATGCCTTTTGGCCTCAGTTTGCTAGCTTTTACCACTGTTTTTGTCGTAATTGATCTGGTAGATCGCCTCAGCGCGTTTATAGACCGCGAAGTTGGCTTGGGAACAATTCTATCTTATTATTTCTGCTATTTGCCCTATATTGTTGTCCTCGTGCTTCCAATGGCGGTCTTGCTCGCGGGGTTGTTCTGTATGGGCGGGCTGATACAGCGCGGGGAATTGCTGGCAATGAAAAGTGCCGGCATAAGTCTTTATCAAGTCGTGATTCCCTTGCAAATACTGGCCCTTGGAATCAGTATTTTGGCCGCTATAATGGCAGATCAAGTCGTGCCGCGAGCAAATCGGGCACGATCGAAAATCGAGCAACCGCGCCGATCAGCAGTCGGGCCTCAGTCCATCCGCGTGCAAATCGCGTTGCGAGATACGGGCAGGCGCGTTTTGTCAATGAGAGAATACGACGCCCAGGCCATGAAAGGACGGCAGGTGTTGCTCGACAAATATAAAGGCGGGTCACTCGCAGAGCGCGTTCGCGCCGAAGAAGCGGTTTGGACCGCCGAAGAATGGCATTTTATAAATGGAGATCGGCGCGTATTTTCAGATAAAAAAGAATTTTATCGCACATTTCGCGTGTGGGCGGCAAAAGATATAACACTAACGCCTGAAGACCTCGTACGCGATGTCGTGCCCGAAGATCAGATGACGTATTCTGAACTGACGGATTTTATCCATCGCAAATCGCGCAACGGCAGCCAGACGCTTCGAGAATCTGTGGCACTTCACATGCGTTTGGCATTTCCATTTGCGAACTTCGTTATCGCCCTTTTTGGCCTGCCTCTGGCCTCTCGCATGCAGCGGACGGGACGCCCCATCCAAATTGGCATGTGCCTGCTAATCTGCTTTGCATTTTACGGGTGCATTCAACTCGGGCGCGCTATGGGTTGGAACGATGTGCTATCTCCTGCCTGGGGAGCCTGGGGGGCAAATGCGATCTTTGGCGCAATCGGGATCATCACGCTTCTCACAACGCGCAAATAG